Genomic segment of Thermodesulfobacteriota bacterium:
CGAGAATCGCTGGTATTCAGGTTGGACGCCCGAACCGCTTAAAAAGGCATTTCGACTTATCTGGCCTGAGGAACGGACCATCTCCCCGGAGGAGCTGATTAATGAATTAAATCAGGCACTCCGATTTCCAGGCTATATAAACGCCTGGACCATGCCAATAAAAGCAAGGGTTGATATGCTTACAACAGGTATTAGAACTCCCATAGGAATTAAGATTTTTGGACCGAACCTTACAAAAATCGAGGAGATCGGAAAAGAAATTGAAGGAGCGCTTCAGGGAATCCCAGGGACTAGGAGCGTTTATGCTGAAAGAGTAACCGGTGGATACTACATAGATTTTTGGGTCAAGCGCGATGAAGCAGCACGTTATGGATTGAGGGTTGAGGATGTAGAAGATGTTATAGAAGCAGCAATAGGGGGGAATAACATTACCCTGACTATCGAAGGTCCTGAGAGATATCCTGTAAATGTTAGATATTCAACGGAACTACGCGACGAGAGTAGAAAGCTTGAGAGAGTCCTCGTTCCAACTCCTTCCGGGGCACAGATTCCCATAGATCAACTAGCTGATATCAGTATCGTAATGGGCCCTCCAGAGATAAGAACTGAGGAGGCGACTAAGGTTGGTTATGTATATGTTGATATAACTGGAAGGGATATCGGAAGCTATGTTGAAGAGGCCAAAAAGGCTATTGGTGAACACGTTAAGCTGCCTACGGGATATTTTCTCACATGGAGTGGACAGTATGAATATATGCAGAGGGTAAAAGAGCGTCTTAAGCTAGTTGTCCCACTTACCCTTCTAATAATCTTCGTGATTCTGTACCTGAATTTTAACAATGTTGTGGAAACCTTGATAATCCTTCTTTCGGTTCCCTTCGCCGCAGTCGGTGGAATATGGCTCATGCATCTTCTGGGTTATAACATGAGTGTTGCCACATGGGTGGGATTTATTGCACTTGCAGGACTTGCAGCCCAAACGGGTGTTGTAATGATAATCTACCTTGATGAGTATTATGAGAAGATGATTAAAGAGGGGAAAAAAGATTCAAAGAGCTTGGCAAAGGCTATACACGACGGAGCAGTACAAAGGGTTAGACCTAAAATGATGACCGTTATGGCAATGATCATGGGGCTTCTTCCACTTATGTGGAGTCACGGTGCAGGTGCCGACGTAATGAAACGGATTGCAGCGCCCATGGTTGGCGGACTAGTAACATCGACTATTCTTACTCTTATCATAATCCCTGCAATTTATGAAATCTGGAAAAGCAGATCTTTAGAAAAGTAAAGTAGGTAAAGTGAGGCGTGTTGATAAGGATGGTCAATAACGAAACATATTTGAAAAACAGTCAAGAATTGGACTACCTCAAAAAACTTGTCAATCAACATAAAGTCTGCTGGGAGGTGTGGCCGGAATACCTTATAGATAAGAATGGGAATAAAGTACAGATCGGTTTTGAACTAGACCTGACGGGAATCCATTATCATCCTGTACACCACCCTACCCCTGGTTGTGATGAATGTGTGAAGGTATATAACGATCTAAAAAAAATTGCTAAGTTAATAACACCAAAAGAAGGACGCGAAAGTAAATATGATATAGGAATTTTCGATAGATCCATTCATTCAGCTCCAATCCGTAAATTAAGAGACGAGGTAACACTCACTTTAAAAATCGTACACCGGGCGGGTTTCGATCGCCCAGTAGACGCTTGCGAAGTTGAGTGCCTAAAAGAAATGGAAGAGAAACTAAAAGAGCTTGGAGTAAAGAAGGGACAGTGGCGTGATTCGGCTAAAGACAGTGAAAATTAGCAAAATCGTATACCAAAGATTTAAGGTTTTTATAAAAATGGATAATTCACTAAAACATCAAGCCACATCACATAAGGAGGCAAAATAAATGCAATATGTCAAAAATATAAAAACGAAGGAGGTGATACAGATGAATAAGCTTTTCCTGGTAATCATAGCTTTGATTGCGTCAGTTTTGTTTCTTCCGTTGACAACAAACATATCAGTTAATGCTTCAGAGGAAGAAGACATAAATGTGCTTATTGAAACTGCGAACACACCTGAGGAACATATGAAGATAGCTGAATATTATGAGAAACAGGCGGCTAAAATGGAGCAAATGGCTCAGAGTCATAAATCAATGGGTGCAGCTTATAAGAACAGAAGCAAACCTTGGCCTTCAATGGTTAAAAACTGTGAGAGGCTCACACAGGAGTATACTGAAGCCGCTAATGAATATAAATCACTGGCACAGGAACACGAAAAGATGGCGCAGGAGATGCAACAGAAATAGACAGTTTATCAGGTAGGGGATTTGGCCTAGTCGTGTCAGAAACGCTCTGGAAAGGAACACCGGTTGTAGCAGGTAGAGCCGGAGGTATACCTATTCAGATGGAAGAAGGTGTTGGGGGGGGTTCTTAGTTAACTCGATAGAAGAGTGCGCCGAGAAGACATTGTGGCTCCTTAGAAATCCGGAAGAGGGCAAGAAGCTGGGCATCCGTGGTAAAGAAATTGTAAGAAAACGATTTCTGCTGACTCACTTAATTGGTGATGAAATGAAACTATACGCCTCACTGTTAGACACTACAGCTAGGACCAAGAAAAAAGAATCCACGCTGGACGCATATGATGAAACAAAAGACCCGGTTTGCGGGATGCAATTGAATCAAAAGAGGGCAGGTTCTATTATACATGAGGGTGAGGAGCATTATTTTTGCTCAGCCTCATGCAAAGAACTATTTGTGTCTGACCCATCACGCTTTCTTAGGACTGGGGAACCGGAGGCTTAGCTATTATTTAGAAGAGAAGATAAAAATCATGCCAGAGTTAAGACAAGATTCCAATACAAAGGAATGGGTGATTATTGCAACAGAGAGAGCGAGACGACCCCATGACTTTAAGATTACAAAAATTAAGGAAGTCCTCCCCCCCTTTGTAGATTCCTGTCCCTTCTGCCCAGGCAATGAATCGGAAACACCTCCTGAAGTCCTAGCCTATCGTGATTCAGGAAAAGCTAATAGTCCCGGTTGGCGAGTGAGAGCAACTCCGAATAAATATCCAGCTCTAGTTCATGATGGTTCCATAGTGAGGAGAGAGGAAGAGAAATTGTTTAGAAAGATGGATGGAGTCGGTGTTCATGAGATAATAATCGAGACTCCATATCATAATGGACTAATCCCGCTTATGAAGGATAAAGAAGTTGAGGAAATACTCCTAGCCTATCGGGAAAGATACAATGTTGTAAAAAAGCATCCTACCGTCAAACTGATCATAATTTTCAAAAATTATGGCAAATCAGCAGGAATATCACTGGATCACCCCCATTCACAGTTAGTAGCAACTCCTATTGTTCCAGCGCATATAAGAAGAAAATTCGAAGTTGCGACGTCCTACTTTGATGATACGGGAAGATGTATTAATTGTGATATTGTACTAGGGGAGCTTAAAAATAAAGAAAGAATAGTTTTAGAGGCAGATAAATTCGTCGTATTTCATCCCTTTGCTTCCCGCTCCCCCTTTGAGACATGGATTGCTCCAAAAAGGCATCTTTCTTCCTTTGGTAACATCCCTCCCGAAGACATTCCTGACCTTGCAAGAGTATTAAAAATCACCCTCTTAAAGATTTATAAGTCACTCAATAATCCTGACTTTAACTTGGTGATCCATACAGCACCTGTCGATGACGAAAATAAGAGCTATTATCTCTGGCATATCCAGATCATACCAAGACTTACTACGGTGGCCGGGTTTGAAATTGGCTCCGGTATTTTTATAAACACTTCCCTTCCGGAAGAAACAGCAGAATTTATAAGGAATGTAAAGATTTAGTCTATTCTTACAGGATGTCTTCCGAATCGCGACTGACCCTAAAAACGGATAAACTACCGTTGAATCAACAAAAACTTCGAATTGCTTGCTTGATGACTCAATAACAATTTATATGATAATAAATGATCATGTTATGGTAATATGAGTCAAGATAATAGATAATGACGTTGCAATAAGGAGGTAAGAGATGAAAGTGATATGGACAATCTTAATTTTTATTATAATTGTTATCGTGGGCTTTTTTATCTTCATCTACATGGGAAAATATGATGTCGCAGCTACTAAGCCCCATACGAAACTTACAGAATTTATATTGGACACCACTACCGAACAATCAATCAGATCCCATGCAAATGGTGTTACCGTTCCCTCCCTTGACGATCAATCAATGGTCAAGACGGGATTCAATCACTATAAAGAAATGTGTGTAGGATGCCATGGCGCTCCAGGTGTTAAACCCTCCGAGATAGGTAAAGGACTATATCCCGAACCACCGGAGCTTGCAGATGAGATCGAGGAATTCAGCTCAGAGGAGCTTTATTGGATTACGAAGAATGGAATTAAAATGACAGGAATGCCCGCCTTTGGACCGACTCACAGTGAAGAGGAACTATGGTCAATAGTAGCCTTTCTGAAGCAGCTTCCCGACTTGACCGCTGAAAAGTATAAAGCGATGGTAGAGGAGGAAAAAGCGCAGAATCAGGAGCATGAGCACGGAAATGATCACGAGCATCATCATGAACCTGGCCACGAACATTAGAAATTTGTTTATGAATTGGTAATAGCATAAACGCAATCGATGTCTAAGCTACCGGAGCTGGATATGCTTAATTTTTAATCAAGATTGAACAATTTTTGTGCAAATGTTAAAAAGAACTGGCAAATAAGTTTTTGAAACAGGCTAAGATTAAAAATGGCATGAACTTTGCAAGCTATAGAATTCAGGGATTAATTTTAACTAAAATTTAAATCTTTATAGTAACAAGACAAAGTAGTTACAAGAAGGGGGTAATATGATGAAAAATTTGTTAACTCTAGCTTCGTTTTTGTTATCTCTAGTGATGTTCTCGTATTTGATCGAAGTGCCGAGTTATGCTTCCGAGGAAGAGGAAATCTTGATTTTGATTGAAAAGGCGCAGACTCCCGAAGACCACATGAAGATTGCCGAATACTACGAAAAAGAAGCCGCAAAAATGGAGGAACTGGCAGAGGAGCATAAATCTATGGGAGAATCTTATAAAAACCGAAG
This window contains:
- a CDS encoding YHS domain-containing protein, with translation MWLLRNPEEGKKLGIRGKEIVRKRFLLTHLIGDEMKLYASLLDTTARTKKKESTLDAYDETKDPVCGMQLNQKRAGSIIHEGEEHYFCSASCKELFVSDPSRFLRTGEPEA
- the galT gene encoding galactose-1-phosphate uridylyltransferase; protein product: MPELRQDSNTKEWVIIATERARRPHDFKITKIKEVLPPFVDSCPFCPGNESETPPEVLAYRDSGKANSPGWRVRATPNKYPALVHDGSIVRREEEKLFRKMDGVGVHEIIIETPYHNGLIPLMKDKEVEEILLAYRERYNVVKKHPTVKLIIIFKNYGKSAGISLDHPHSQLVATPIVPAHIRRKFEVATSYFDDTGRCINCDIVLGELKNKERIVLEADKFVVFHPFASRSPFETWIAPKRHLSSFGNIPPEDIPDLARVLKITLLKIYKSLNNPDFNLVIHTAPVDDENKSYYLWHIQIIPRLTTVAGFEIGSGIFINTSLPEETAEFIRNVKI
- a CDS encoding cytochrome c; the protein is MKVIWTILIFIIIVIVGFFIFIYMGKYDVAATKPHTKLTEFILDTTTEQSIRSHANGVTVPSLDDQSMVKTGFNHYKEMCVGCHGAPGVKPSEIGKGLYPEPPELADEIEEFSSEELYWITKNGIKMTGMPAFGPTHSEEELWSIVAFLKQLPDLTAEKYKAMVEEEKAQNQEHEHGNDHEHHHEPGHEH